A single region of the Brienomyrus brachyistius isolate T26 chromosome 10, BBRACH_0.4, whole genome shotgun sequence genome encodes:
- the LOC125750961 gene encoding tumor necrosis factor ligand superfamily member 13B-like isoform X1, whose translation MYKFVLKINSVSRKLIFSYCIFSVLVILVTICLNFFLTYEVRVLKGDLEKLKGGFLSHQQTSQDFTNGQFILNIWEKIRLMTSKTSYHMETQKRHPHAINSSAIRIKREQTDIATQQSFLQLIATANDNPVLRDSDNVTTIPWTVAIQHGEALLIADNKIIVKQDSYYMVFGQVLFHNPGIVMGHLIRRRKSSVSGMEHRFTDLLRCLQEMPQNNCANTCYTAGIVKLEREDELELVIPDRPQAQISMDADSTFFGILQLQ comes from the exons ATGTATAAGTTCGTTCTCAAAATTAATTCGGTATCCAGAAAACTGATCTTCAGTTATTGCATCTTTTCAGTATTAGTAATACTGGTGACAATATGTCTGAACTTTTTTTTGACATATGAGGTCAGAGTTTTAAAAGGTGatctggaaaaactgaaagggGGATTTCTCTCTCACCAGCAAACATCACAAGATTTCACCAACGGACAGTTCATACTAAATATTTGGGAG AAGATCAGGTTAATGACCTCTAAAACATCCTATCACATGGAAACTCAAAAGCGCCATCCACATGCAATAAACTCTTCCGCCATTAGAATAAAGAGAGAACAGACTGACATTGCGA CTCAGCAGTCATTTCTGCAGCTCATTGCCACAGCCAATGACAACCCAGTTCTGAGAG ACTCAGACAATGTCACTACCATTCCCTGGACTGTTGCCATTCAGCATGGAGAAGCTTTATTAATAGCTGACAACAAAATCATTGTTAAACAAGACAGCTATTATATGGTGTTTGGCCAG GTTCTGTTCCACAACCCTGGCATTGTTATGGGACATTTAATCCGGAGACGGAAATCTAGCGTGTCCGGAATGGAGCACAGGTTCACTGATCTGCTCCGTTGTCTGCAAGAAATGCCCCAAAACAACTGTGCAAATACATGCTACACTGCTG GAATTGTGAAGCTGGAGCGGGAAGATGAGCTAGAGCTGGTGATTCCTGATCGGCCTCAGGCTCAAATTTCCATGGATGCAGACTCTACTTTCTTTGGCATCCTGCAGCTGCAATGA
- the LOC125750954 gene encoding transforming growth factor beta activator LRRC32-like: MIGSTLIGLLVFQWPLSSYLANVSLQPQKNCQKSSFKKLSCWNQNLSSIPADLNPRLHQLDLSNNIIREIGVVNLRFLRNLDISQNEVHVIHEGAFKNLMELHTLNLGRNFLSHNSYDNSKSFRYLYRLNTLDLSLNNLDEKDVELYLTDALYLEYLSLSGNVLTKLTSEIFTGSQNLRSIIAENNFISEIEKGTFESLTRLAELNLARNNLVTICDFKLSQLKKLNLSRNALQFFITQKTENIFQLEMLDLSYNNLLLFPLLPNRNNLKYLNLKNNKVDVLENQLPFLETLFSYHKISNLYDGGLESVENIYSALKETPLVDLDLSENQFSSFPMEICSYLVSLKSLNLSGNCLTNISDAEIKDYEEEEGQPRQRCPSLQSLDLQNNQISHFSPYFLKALPNIEQLILKKNYVKPCSTRNQTGEFTSIQTNLIDDSHCVSFRRLRTLKYLDLKENGIKLLSQYTFEHTPLVTLDLDGNEEMILEKGALDGLQNTLQSLSLGRNRMTSLDLSVKCLKALKKLNVADNSLDVLPEAIACSPLKELDLRNNNFTNLQESVIRKVSIYLHTIYISGNVFNCCSVVWVKLLSETNVKIPDLNNTLCLIRQNVSVLPDFLSSDSLSKQCSLEVSIEVGITNLVNIILFVFCFTFTLMIVFIVGRCALNSSVPFRNNKIVSFQSGNDNQCSAGVAKISIFETVK; the protein is encoded by the exons ATGATTGGCTCCACGCTCATCGGCTTGCTCGTTTTCCAGTGGCCTCTCTCCAGCTACCTCGCAAACGTTTCTTTGCAGCCGCAGAAGAACTGTCAGAAG TCCAGTTTTAAAAAGTTGTCCTGCTGGAATCAAAATCTCTCCTCTATCCCTGCTGATTTAAACCCAAGACTGCATCAGCTTGATCTGTCAAACAACATCATCAGAGAAATAGGTGTGGTGAATTTAAGATTCCTCCGGAACTTGGACATTAGTCAAAATGAAGTGCATGTCATACATGAGGGAGCATTCAAGAACTTGATGGAACTTCACACGCTAAATCTTGGAAGGAACTTTCTTTCTCATAACTCCTATGACAACAGCAAATCTTTCCGGTACCTTTACAGACTGAACACTTTGGATTTGTCATTGAATAATCTGGATGAAAAAGACGTGGAGCTCTACCTGACAGATGCATTGTATCTAGAGTACCTCAGTCTTTCTGGGAATGTCCTAACCAAACTTACATCTGAAATCTTTACAGGAAGCCAGAATCTGAGAAGCATTATTGCAGAAAATAACTTTATATCTGAAATAGAGAAGGGAACTTTCGAGTCTTTGACCAGACTTGCAGAGTTGAATTTGGCCAGAAATAACTTGGTCACTATTTGTGATTTTAAACTTTCCCagctaaaaaaattaaacttaagtagAAATGCTTTACAATTCTTCATCActcagaagactgaaaatataTTTCAACTTGAAATGTTAGATCTTAGTTATAATAATCTTTTGCTATTTCCTCTATTACCCAATAGAAATAATTTAAAGTAtcttaatttaaaaaacaacaaaGTAGATGTTTTAGAAAACCAACTGCCATTTCTAGAAACGCTCTTTTCATACCACAAAATCTCAAACCTATATGACGGTGGGTTGGAAAGTGTTGAAAATATATACTCTGCCTTAAAGGAGACACCCTTAGTTGACTTGGACTTGAGTGAGAACCAGTTCTCTTCTTTCCCTATGGAGATATGTAGCTATCTAGTGTCACTTAAGTCTTTAAATCTAAGTGGCAACTGCCTGACGAATATCAGTGATGCCGAGATCAAAGATTACGAAGAAGAAGAAGGGCAGCCACGACAGAGGTGTCCTTCTTTACAGTCCTTAGATCTTCAAAACAATCAGATTAGTCATTTTTCCCCATATTTTTTGAAGGCCCTGCCAAATATTGAACAGCtaattctaaaaaaaaactatgtgaAGCCTTGTTCAACTAGGAACCAAACGGGAGAATTCACATCCATACAAACAAATCTCATTGATGATAGCCACTGTGTTTCCTTTAGGAGACTCAGGACACTGAAATATTTGGACCTGAAGGAGAATGGTATTAAGCTGCTATCCCAATACACATTTGAACACACCCCTTTAGTAACACTGGACCTGGATGGTAATGAGGAGATGATCTTGGAAAAGGGAGCTCTAGACGGCTTGCAGAACACTCTTCAATCACTGAGCCTTGGTAGAAACAGAATGACAAGTTTGGACTTGTCTGTAAAATGTTTGAAAGCTCTGAAGAAGCTGAACGTGGCAGATAATTCTTTGGATGTCCTTCCTGAAGCTATTGCCTGTTCACCTCTGAAAGAGCTTGATTTGAGGAACAACAATTTCACAAATTTGCAAGAGTCTGTTATCAGAAAGGTATCCATTTACCTGCACACTATATACATCAGTGGAAATGTTTTCAACTGTTGTTCAGTCGTGTGGGTGAAGCTCTTGAGTGAAACGAATGTAAAAATACCTGATCTCAACAACACATTGTGTTTAATAAGGCAAAATGTCAGCGTCTTACCTGACTTCCTCAGCTCTGACTCCCTGTCTAAGCAGTGTTCCCTTGAAGTCAGTATAGAGGTGGGTATAACAAACCTTGTGAACATAatactttttgttttttgttttacattcaCATTAATGATTGTATTTATTGTTGGAAGATGTGCTTTGAATTCCTCAGTTCCATTTAGAAACAATAAAATAGTGTCTTTTCAGTCTGGAAACGATAACCAATGTTCAGCTGGGGTAGCTAAAATCAGCATATTCGAAACTGTAAAATAA
- the LOC125750961 gene encoding tumor necrosis factor ligand superfamily member 13B-like isoform X2, protein MTSKTSYHMETQKRHPHAINSSAIRIKREQTDIATQQSFLQLIATANDNPVLRDSDNVTTIPWTVAIQHGEALLIADNKIIVKQDSYYMVFGQVLFHNPGIVMGHLIRRRKSSVSGMEHRFTDLLRCLQEMPQNNCANTCYTAGIVKLEREDELELVIPDRPQAQISMDADSTFFGILQLQ, encoded by the exons ATGACCTCTAAAACATCCTATCACATGGAAACTCAAAAGCGCCATCCACATGCAATAAACTCTTCCGCCATTAGAATAAAGAGAGAACAGACTGACATTGCGA CTCAGCAGTCATTTCTGCAGCTCATTGCCACAGCCAATGACAACCCAGTTCTGAGAG ACTCAGACAATGTCACTACCATTCCCTGGACTGTTGCCATTCAGCATGGAGAAGCTTTATTAATAGCTGACAACAAAATCATTGTTAAACAAGACAGCTATTATATGGTGTTTGGCCAG GTTCTGTTCCACAACCCTGGCATTGTTATGGGACATTTAATCCGGAGACGGAAATCTAGCGTGTCCGGAATGGAGCACAGGTTCACTGATCTGCTCCGTTGTCTGCAAGAAATGCCCCAAAACAACTGTGCAAATACATGCTACACTGCTG GAATTGTGAAGCTGGAGCGGGAAGATGAGCTAGAGCTGGTGATTCCTGATCGGCCTCAGGCTCAAATTTCCATGGATGCAGACTCTACTTTCTTTGGCATCCTGCAGCTGCAATGA